A single genomic interval of Saccharothrix saharensis harbors:
- a CDS encoding DivIVA domain-containing protein has translation MPLTPADVHNVAFSKPPIGKRGYNEDEVDAFLDLVEGELARLIEENNDLRQQVEQLDQQVETARADLEDARAKVAAGVGPSRVVDEPRRLAPVPPPSALEQTSPGGGGDHHVQAAKVLGLAQEMADRLTGEAKAEADGMLSEARTKSEQLLSEARAKADTMVNEARTRAETMLNDARTRAETLERQAREKASALDRDAQRKHAEVMGNITQEKNTLEKQIDKLQTFEREYRTRLKTMLESSLRDLQDRGPAAPSDGRQQGGYSFGARAEAG, from the coding sequence ATGCCGTTGACCCCCGCGGACGTGCACAACGTCGCGTTCAGCAAGCCGCCGATTGGCAAGCGGGGCTACAACGAGGACGAGGTGGACGCGTTCCTCGACCTGGTTGAGGGCGAACTGGCCCGCCTGATCGAGGAGAACAACGACCTGCGCCAGCAGGTCGAGCAGCTCGACCAGCAGGTCGAGACCGCGCGTGCCGACCTCGAAGACGCCCGGGCGAAGGTTGCCGCAGGCGTCGGCCCGAGCCGCGTCGTGGACGAGCCCCGCAGGCTCGCACCGGTGCCGCCCCCTTCGGCGCTGGAGCAGACCTCGCCCGGCGGTGGTGGCGACCACCACGTCCAGGCCGCCAAGGTCCTGGGCCTGGCCCAGGAGATGGCCGACCGGCTCACCGGTGAGGCCAAGGCCGAGGCCGACGGGATGCTGTCGGAGGCCCGGACCAAGTCCGAGCAGCTGTTGTCCGAGGCGCGAGCCAAGGCCGACACGATGGTCAACGAGGCGCGCACGCGTGCCGAGACCATGCTCAACGACGCGCGGACTCGCGCCGAGACGCTGGAGCGGCAGGCCCGCGAGAAGGCCAGCGCGCTCGACCGCGACGCGCAGCGCAAGCACGCCGAGGTGATGGGCAACATCACCCAGGAGAAGAACACGCTCGAGAAGCAGATCGACAAGCTGCAGACCTTCGAGCGCGAGTACCGGACCAGGCTCAAGACGATGCTCGAGTCGTCACTGCGCGACCTGCAGGACCGCGGCCCCGCCGCGCCGTCCGACGGCCGTCAGCAGGGTGGGTACTCGTTCGGGGCGCGCGCCGAGGCCGGCTGA